The sequence below is a genomic window from Cryobacterium arcticum.
GCCCGGGCCGCTCTGGGCGACGCGCTCGTGGCGGCCTCGGGCCTCGAGGGGCCGGCCGCCGCCAAGCTCGCCGGTAAGCCGCTGCGCGCTCCACTGCTGCTGGCCCTGGTGGCCCGGCATCGGCCGAGCCACAAGGTTGCGGCCTGGGAGCAGGACGCGGCGGCCGTCGGCGTCGCCCACTTCCTCAGCCTGCTGCTCGAGGATGCGGGCTGGGGCGTGATGTGGCGCACCGGCGGCCACACCCGCGCCGAACCGGTGCGGCAGGTGCACGGACTCGCCGACGGCGAGGAGCTGCTCGGCTGGCTCTACGTCGGAGGGATCCCCGAGAACGTCAAGCCCGCTGTGCGCCAGCCTGTCGACGCGGGCGACCACCTCAGCGCCCTGCCCGACTGACCGCCCCGCTCGCGCCCCCGCGACTGGACGCGGTGCGGGCAATTGCACCCGGCACACCGGGGCCAATCGTCCGCTTCGGGACCAGTCGGGCACGCGCGTGAGGTCAGGCGAACGCGTTCACACCGGTGAGCTCGGCCGAGAGAGCCCAGAGGCGGGCCGCATCCGTGGGGTCGATCGCGTGTGCGTCCACACCCCGGATACGAGCGGTCTCGCTGCCCGGAACCGTGGGCTCGGCGATATCGCAGTCCTCGCAGTAGACCCCGCCCAGACCGTCGAGCATCGGGGAGGTCGCCGCCCAGGTCGCCGTCGCGGCGCCCTGCTCAGGCGTCTTGAACACGGAGTTCACGGTGCCGTCCTCGGTCATCCACCCCGACGCGATCATCTCCTCGCGCGGCAGGTGCCGCTGCAACTCGGTCATGATGCCGCCCGGGTGCACGGCGAATGCGCGCACGCCGTGCTCGGCGCCGAGGGCGTCCAGCTGTACGGCGAACAGGCTGTCGGCGGTCTTGGCCTGACCGTAGGCCAGCCACTTGTCGTAGCCGGTCTCGAATTGCGGGTCGTCGAACCGGATGCCGCTGAGCTTGTGCCCGGTCGACGACAGGGCCACCACGCGGGCGCCCCCGCCGGCCACCAGGGCGGGCCAGAGCAGGTTGGTCAGCACATAGTGGCCCAGGTGGTTGGTGGCGAACTGGGATTCCCAGCCGTCGCCGACGCGGGCTTCAGGGGAGGCCATGATGGCGGCGTTGTTGATCAGGATGTCGAGGCTGCGTCCGGAGGCCAGGAACCGGTCGGCGAAGGCGCGCACGCTGCCGAGGTCGGCCAGGTCGAGGGTCTCGACCTCGACGTCGGCCAGCCCACGGGCTTCGAGCGCGTCCCGGGCCGCCTCGGGGCGACGGGCCGGAACCAGGACCTGGGCGCCCGCGGCGGCGAGCGCCGCGACGGTCTCGATACCCAGCCCCGAATAGCCGCCGGTGACGATGGCCGTCCGGCCGTTCAGGTCGATGCCGGCGAGTACCTGGGTGGCGGTGCTGCGCGCTCCGAACCCGGAGGGGAGGGCGTGCTGGGGTGTGGTTGTCATCGTTCCAGCGTACGCTCGCTCGCCCCCTGGATAGACTTTCGCCGTGCGGCCGAACGCGCCGGCGCAGGGGGACTCACATGTTTGGCAATCTGACCGGCTGGCACTTTCTCATCATCGCGGGCGTCCTCGCCGCGGTGCTCCTGATCGCGCTGGCGATAGTGTTCCTGATCGTGCACCTGGCGCGGCGACGCCCGGCGGGTTCCGGCGGCATGGCGGATCCGGCGACCCGGTTGGCGCAGCTCGATCAGCTGCGCGCCCAAGGCCTGGTCACCGAGGCCGAATACGATGCCAAGCGCCGGGAGATCCTCGGGCTGCTCTGAGCCGACGGATCAGAGCATGTCGAGCCCGACCCGGTCGTCGGGACCGATGGCCCGCACGACCCGCGCCGGGTTGCCCACGGCGATGACCCCGGGCGGCACGTCGCGGGTGACCACGGAGCCGGCGCCGATGATGCTGCCCGCGCCGATCGTGACGCCCGGGCAGACCACGACGTTGCCGCCGAGCCACACGTCGTCTTCGATCACGATCGGGGAGACCCGCTCGTACCCGGCCCGGCGCTCGACCACGTCGACGGCATGGCTGGGCGTGTAGAAGCGGGCACTTGGACCTACCAGGACGTTGGCACCGATGGTGATTTCGCCGCCGCCGAGGGCCAGGAAGTCGGCGTTGATGAACGTGTTGGCGCCGACCCGCAGCCGGGAGCCGTAGTCCAGGTACAGCGGCGGCCTGAAGTCGGCACCGTCGCCGACGCTCGCGAGCATCCCCACGAATAGGGCGTGCGCGGCGGCCTGGTCGTCGTCGTAGAGGGCGGTGATCTGGCGGCAGGTGCGCTGCGTGCTGGTCGTCAGCTCGGCCAGTTCGGGCCCGGACCGGTAGCGGTACCACTCCCCCGCGACCATCTTGTCGTACTCGGAGCGAACGAGAACCGGGGGCATTTTGTTGTCTGTAACCACAAACACGAGCCTAGCCCGTCGCCGCGACTCTTCGCGCGGCGATCCGCCGTCAGGTCCCGTCGGCCAGCCGGCGGCGTTCGGCCAGCTCGGCTTCGATCCGGCGGATGCGCGCCTGCTCGGCATGGAACTCGATCTCGCGGTCCAGCGAGGCCAGTTGCTCCTCGGTGCTGGTGATCCGCCGTTCCGCCTGGGCCGTGGGGGTCGCCTGTGCGCCCGAGGTCGACCCCGTGCGACGCCGGGGCGCACCCGAGCGGGGACGCGCCATCGGGGTGTCGTAGTCGTGTCCGATCACGAACCAGAGCAGGCTGCCGATCATGGGGAGGAAGATCACCAGGAGCACCCAGACCACCTTGGGCAGGTGTTTCACCTGGCCGTCCTGCCGGGTGATGATGTCCACGAGGGCGGCCACGACGAGCACCAGGAGCACGAAGGAGAGCAGCGCATACATGGCGGTCAGCTTAGTGACCGCTGTGAACGGGCGACCAGCCCCCATTTCCGCGGGCACCCGCGGGGCCGCCGAGGGGCCGCCGAGGGGCTTGCGCCCGCACGGACACCGGGCCAGCGTGGGCAGCGATGCCGGCCGAACCCGGGACCGACCGACCCGGACCGGTCCAGCAACAGTGCCAGATCGGCGGAGGAGACCGGCCGAGGAGGACCGCGACATGCCCGCGCATCCCGAGCCACCGGCGACCCCCGCCCCCGATTCCGCGGCGGGCCACCCGGCCAACCCGGCCCAGACCGTCGACCCGCTGGCGGTCATCCGTTCGCGCGGCTACCTGCGCGTGTTGTTGCTGGCCGGGCTCATCGGCGTGCCGGTGTCGGTGGTCTCCTACGGGTTCCTGGCCCTGGTCTCCTGGCTGCAGGGCTACCTGTTCACCGAGCTGCCGGCCACCCTGGGGTTCGACAGCGTGCCGGTGTGGTGGCCGCTTCCGCTCTTGGCCCTGTCCGGCCTGCTGGTGGCGCTCTGCATCCGGTTCCTGCCGGGAACCAGCGGGCATCCGCCGTCGGAGGGCTTCGCGGCCGGCGGGTTCCCGCGCCCGCCGGAGCTGCCGGGCGTGGTGCTGGCGGCGCTGGCCACGCTCGCCCTGGGCGCGGTGCTCGGCCCAGAGGCACCGCTGATCGCCCTCGGCGGCGGGCTGGGCGCTCTCGCGGTGCTCCTGATCAAGAAGGACTCGCCGCCCACCGCCCTCGCGGTCATCGCGTCGGCGGGCAGCTTTGCCGCGGTGAGCACCCTGCTCGGTTCGCCGCTGTTGGGCGCTTTCCTCCTGATGGAGGCATCCGGTCTGGGTGGCGCCATGCTTGGGGTGGGCCTGCTGCCCGGGCTGCTCGCCGCGGGGATCGGCTCGCTCGTTTTCGTTGGCCTGGATTCCTGGACCGGGCTGGGCACCTTCTCCCTCGCCATCCCCGACCTGCCGGCGTTCAGCACACCCACCCTGGCGATGTTCCTCTGGGCGCTCGTACTTGGGGTGGCCTGCCCGCTCCTGGCCTGGGGAATCAAGGCGCTCGCGCGGGTGGTGCGCCCCGCGGTGCACGCCCAGCGGCTGCTCGTCACCCCGGTGCTCGGTCTGCTCATCGCCGGGCTTGCGATCGGGTTCGCGCTGGTCACCGGGGAGGACACCGGCCAGGTGCTCTTCTCCGGCCAGTCGACCCTGCCCGCGCTCATCAGCAACGGCGCCTCCTGGCCGATCGGCGCGCTGGGCTTGCTGGCGCTCTGCAAGGCCCTGGCCTACGGCCTGTCCCTCAGCGCGTTCCGGGGCGGGCCGGTGTTTCCCGCCATGTTCATCGGCGCGGCCCTGGGCATCATGGCGTCCCACCTGCCGGGCATGGCGTTGGTTCCGGCTGTGGGGGTGGGCATCGGCGCCATGTGCGTGTCGATGCTGCGGTTGCCGCTCACCAGCGTTCTGCTGGCCACCGTGCTGCTCACCAGCGATGCCTATGCCGTGATGCCGCTGGTCATTGTGGCCGTGGTGGTGGCACATGTGATCACCGGCCGGCTGCCTGAGCCGCCGGGCCGGTGGCTCCGCCGCGACCCGGAGCCGACCGTTCCTGGGCCGGCGACGAGCGCTCCGAGCCTGGGCTAGCGGATCTAGCGGGCGTCCCAGAATCCCCGGTGCACCTCGGTCGCCTCCGCGACCAGCGCCGGGCCGGCCACGACCACGGTGCCGCCGCCGCGGGCGAAAACCTCGCGGCAGGGCAGGTCCAGCGTGGGCTCGCCGTCCTGGCTGGGCACCATGGCACCGAGGTCCTGCTCGGGCAGCGCGTAGGCGACCCGCCCGATCCCGGACCAGTAGATGGCGCCGGAGCACATCGCACAGGGTTCGGTGCTCGTGTACAGGGTGCTCGAGCGCAGCGCGGTCTTGTCCAGCCGGGCGCTGGCCAGGCGCACGAGGTTCGTCTCGGCGTGTCCGGTGGGATCGTTGCCGGTAACCACGCTGTTCTGGCTCTCGATGATGGTGCCGTCGGCGGTGACCAGGATGGCACCGAACGGGTGGTTGCCATTTGCGCGAGCCAGTGCCGCCACGGCGATCGCCCGCAGCAGGTGTGCCTCGTCGGCGGCCGAGATGCTCGTGGGCACCTGCGCGAAGGACCCCAGCGGGCTGACCTCGTCGAGTGGACTGGTCATTCCGCTCCTCGTCGCTGTTCTGCGAAGCCCGGGGAAACACGGGCAATGGGGCCGGCCACGGGACTTGAACCCGTAACCCCCACTTTACAAGAGTGGTGCGCTACCAATTGCGCCAGGCCGGCATGAGGCGCACGAAGCACCTCGAGCATTCATCCTAAATCACTCGGCACTCTCGTGCCGACCCATTCGGTCCCGCCGTCACCGGCCGGGCCGGTGCGGTCAGCCGGCCGGAGTGGGCGTGGGCGTCGGCGTGGCGGTGGAGTATGCCTCGCTGGCCGCCTGCAAGACGAACGCCGCGAACTCCTTCGGGTCGTCCAGGGCGCCCACGTACTGCTTGCCATTCACCAGCACGGTCGGGGTGCCGGTGATCGCCTCGAGGGAGGAGTTCGGGATCGGTCCGCTCAGGGCGCGATCAGTGGCATCCTGCACCCACGACTTGTACGTGGTCTCGTCGATGCAGGTGTTGATCTCGGACAGGCTCTTTGACACTCCCGAGCTCTTCACGAGAGCCTTGAGGTCGTCGTTGTTGAGGCCGGCGGTGCCCTCGACGGGCTGGTCGGCGAAGAGCGCGGCGTTGAAGGAAAGGAAGTCGTCCGGCGAGTAGTTCGCCACGCAGGCGGCGGCGTTGGCCGCACGCAGCGAGTACTGGGTGCCAGCGGATTTGCTGGTGAGGATCGAAATGGGGTGGACCTCGACCGTGGCTGCACCGGAGTCGACCCACTGCGAGATCTGGTCGGCGTTGGTGGTCTCGAACTGTCCGCAGAACGGGCACAGGTAGTCGATGTAGATGCGGATGTCGGCGACGTTGCCCGACGCATCCGGGGTGGAGGGAATCGGGTCGGCCTTGGGCTGCAGGGCCGGGGTGGTGACGGCGGTGAGGCCCTCGCCGACGAGCAGACCGTCACTGGCCATGTTGCGCGGGCCGGGGCCGTCGGGGCGCACCGAGTTGACGATGATCAGCACGATCACGGCGACGACCGCGATGGCGGCGATGGCGATGCCGCCCTGCAGGAACACCCGGTTACGACGGTCGCGCTTCTTCTGCTCGACTCGGAGTTGGGCGGCCTTGGTGCGTGCGGCGTCGCGTCGCTGATTCTTCGAGGGGCGAGGTTCGCCTGGGCCACCAGTTGTCATGGATGATCACTCCGAGTTGAGGGGGTGCGCTCGCGAATGCGCGCGATTGCACTCCAAATAGTAGGACCCCAGTCTGGGAATTAACCAACCGGGGCTTCACAGCGGCCTCTCTGGGGGTTCACCGGGGACACACTGGCGGCACTCCGGCAGCCGATTCAGGCGACGCTCACGCGGGACATGCCATACTAGGAAGGTCTTGCGCTGGTGCTACGTCAGCCGGACAGCAAATCCCATCACAACGGATCGTCCGGCACGTACCTGCCGGTGAAGGAGAATAACGAAATAATGGCTTCAGTAACCTTTGACAAGGCCACCCGCCTGTACCCGGGCTCCACCCGCCCCGCGGTCGACCACCTCGACCTGTCGGTCGCCGACGGCGAGTTCCTCGTCCTGGTCGGCCCCTCCGGCTGTGGCAAGTCCACGTCGCTCCGCATGCTCGCCGGCCTCGAAGAGGTCAACGACGGCGACATCTTCATCGGTGAGCGCAACGTCACCGACGTTCCCCCGAAGGACCGTGACATCGCCATGGTCTTCCAGAACTACGCGCTGTACCCGCACATGACCGTCGCCGAGAACATGGGCTTCGCGCTCAAGATCGCCGGCGTCAACAAGGACGAGCGCGCCGCCCGCGTTCTCGAGGCCGCCAAGCTCCTCGACCTCGAGCCCTACCTCAGCCGCAAGCCGAAGGCCCTCTCGGGTGGCCAGCGTCAGCGTGTTGCCATGGGTCGCGCCATCGTGCGTCAGCCCCAGGTGTTCCTCATGGACGAGCCGCTGTCGAACCTCGACGCCAAGCTGCGCGTTCAGACCCGCACCCAGATCGCGTCGCTGCAGCGTCGCCTGGGCGTCACCACGGTCTACGTCACCCACGACCAGACCGAGGCGCTCACCATGGGCGACCGCATCGCCGTGCTCAAGGATGGCGTCCTGCAGCAGGTCGGCACCCCCCGCGACCTGTACGCCAAGCCGAACAACGTCTTCGTTGCCGGCTTCATCGGCAGCCCGGCCATGAACCTGTTCCTGGCCGACGCCGTCGACGGTGGCATCAAGTTCGGCACCGCCACGGTCCCCGTGCAGCGCGACACCCTCGCCGGCGCCACCGGCAAGAAGGTCACCATCGGTGTCCGTCCCGAGGACATCCACCTGTCCACCACGTTCGGCGAGGGCCTCGCGGTCGACGTCGACCTGGTCGAGGAGCTCGGCGCCGACGGTTACCTGTACGGCCACTCCACCGTCGAGGGCAAGCGCACCGACATCGTCGCTCGCGTCGACGGCCGCTCGCACCCGTCCGCCGGTGAGACCGTCTACCTGACCCCGACGCCGAACCACCTGCACGTGTTCGACGCCGAGTCCGGTGCCCGTCTCGGCGGCGCCGTCAGCGACTAAGCACCATCACGACAAACTCGACCGCCGGTACTTTTCGGCGGTCGAGTTTGTCGTATCGGCGCCTGTTCCCCGTGGACGGCGCCGCAGCACATCCCGCGCCTTGTGAGCCCACCCCGGCCGAGGCCACCCGCGGGGCTTCACCGCCCTGCCGACAGTTAGGCGCTTCATGAGCGGTTCCTTGAACATCACCTCGGCAACGGCCGATCCGGCCCTGCTCGACCTGCCCTGGCACCTGCCGCTGGATGCGTGGCCGAACGAGAACATCGCCTCACTGCCCAAGGGCCTCTCCCGCCACCTCGTACGATTCGCCCACCTGAGCGGACGCGTCGTGGCCATCAAGGAGACCACCAGCGAGATGGCCAAGCGGGAGTACGACATGCTCCGCACCCTCCAGAGCCTCGAGATCCCCTGCGTCGAACCGCTCGCGGTGATCACCAACCGCACCGACGAAGACGGCGACCCGCTCAACTCGGTCCTCGTCACCCGGCACCTCAAGTTCTCGCTGCCCTACCGGGCGCTGTACTCGCAGGCCCTCCGCCCCGACACGGCCACCCGCCTCGTCGACGCCCTCGCCCTGCTCCTCGTGCGCGTGCACATGGTCGGCCTGTTCTGGGGCGACGTGTCGCTGTCCAACACCCTCTTCCGCCGCGACGCCGGCGCGTTCGCCGCGTACCTCGTCGACGCGGAGACCGGGCAGCTCTATCCGGGCGGCCTCTCCAACGGCCAGCGCGAGAACGACCTCGAAATCGCCCGCGTCAACATCGCCGGCGAGCTGATGGACCTCGAGGCCGGCGGCCGGGTCGCCAACGAACTCGACCCCATCATCGTCAGCAACGGCATCGTCGCCGCCTACCGGCTGCTCTGGAAGGAGCTCACCGGGTCGGAGTCGTTCGCGAGCAGCGAGCGCTGGCGCATCACGGAGCGCGTCGAGCGCCTCAACCACCTGGGCTTCGACATCGAGGAACTGGCCATCAAGACCGATGAGACCGGAACGACGGTGCGCATCCAGCCCAAGGTCGTCGACGCGGGCCACCACCAGCGCCGCCTGCTGCGCCTCACCGGCCTCGACGCCGAGGAGAACCAGGCCCGCCGTCTACTCAACGACCTCGACTCCTACGGTGTCGCCTACGGCAACCCCGACGCCGACGAGGAGATGATGGCGCACGAGTGGCTGGTGCGGGTGTTCGAACCCGTCGTGCGTGCCATCCCGCGTGAGCTCAAGGGCAAGCTCGAGCCCGCCGAGGTGTTCCACCAGCTGCTCGACCACCGCTGGTACATGGCGCAGAACGCCAGCCGGGATATCCCGCTGGCCGAGGCCGTAACCTCGTACGTGCAGGATGTGCTGCGGCACCGTCGCGACGAGGCCACCGTCATCGATCCGCCCACCACGCCGATCAGCCTCCCCGACCTCGAAGCCGAAGGCATCGACGCCGACGAGGCCGAGGCCGACGACTGGCGTCTGAACGTCTGACCGCCGGCCCCGACCGCCCGCGCGGACGGTGATGTCATTCACATCGACCGCCGCGCCCCTCGGCACCCTGCCCCCGCACTGGGTGGCCCAAATTCGCTAGTCCGGGGACGCATCCGACTAGCAATAATGGGCCAGTCACGGCTGGAGGCCGGGTTGGTCGTGCCGATGCAGCACGCGGCCATCTTCTCCGGTGGCCAGGAAAAAACGGCGCAGACCAACCCAGCGGGATGATCTGCGCCGTTTCGGGTGCAGGGCGGGCTGTTACGCCTGCGCGGCGGCCGCCTTCGCGACCTTCGCTGCAAGAGCGTCCGCGCGCAGCTTGGAGATCTCATACAGGGTGACGCCGGCGGCGATTCCGGCGTTCAGCGACTCGGTGTTCGCGTTGATCGGGATCGAGACGATGGCGTCGCAGGTCTCGGTGACGAGGCGGGACAGGCCCTTGCCCTCGCTGCCGACGACCACGACGATGGGGCGCTCCGCGTAGCCGAGGCCGAGCTCGGGCAGCTGCGTGTCGCCGCCGCCGTCGAGGCCGATCACGAGCATGCCGCGTTCCTTGAGCGCCTTGAGCGTCTGGGTGAGGTTGCTCGCCATGGCGACGGGCAGGCGCGCGGCCGCACCGGCCGAGGTCTTCCACGCCGACGCGGTGACGCCCACCGAGCGACGCTGCGGCACGATGACGCCGTGGCCGCCGAACGCGGCGGTGGAGCGGATGATCGCACCGAGGTTGCGCGGGTCGGTGATGCCGTCGAGGGCCACGAACAGCGGCTTGTGGCCGCGGCTGATGGTGAGGTCGAGCAGCTCCACCGGGTGCGCGTACTCGTACGCGGGCACCTTGAGCGCGAGGCCCTGGTGCACGGCGTCCTTGCCCGAGAGCCGGTCGATCTCGGGGCGCATGACCTCGAGCACCGGGATGTTGCGGGTCGTCGCGAGCTTGAGGACTTCCTTGACCCGGTCATCCATTTCGATGCGCGTGGCCACGTAGAGCGCCGACGCGGG
It includes:
- a CDS encoding chloride channel protein produces the protein MPAHPEPPATPAPDSAAGHPANPAQTVDPLAVIRSRGYLRVLLLAGLIGVPVSVVSYGFLALVSWLQGYLFTELPATLGFDSVPVWWPLPLLALSGLLVALCIRFLPGTSGHPPSEGFAAGGFPRPPELPGVVLAALATLALGAVLGPEAPLIALGGGLGALAVLLIKKDSPPTALAVIASAGSFAAVSTLLGSPLLGAFLLMEASGLGGAMLGVGLLPGLLAAGIGSLVFVGLDSWTGLGTFSLAIPDLPAFSTPTLAMFLWALVLGVACPLLAWGIKALARVVRPAVHAQRLLVTPVLGLLIAGLAIGFALVTGEDTGQVLFSGQSTLPALISNGASWPIGALGLLALCKALAYGLSLSAFRGGPVFPAMFIGAALGIMASHLPGMALVPAVGVGIGAMCVSMLRLPLTSVLLATVLLTSDAYAVMPLVIVAVVVAHVITGRLPEPPGRWLRRDPEPTVPGPATSAPSLG
- a CDS encoding DsbA family protein — protein: MTTGGPGEPRPSKNQRRDAARTKAAQLRVEQKKRDRRNRVFLQGGIAIAAIAVVAVIVLIIVNSVRPDGPGPRNMASDGLLVGEGLTAVTTPALQPKADPIPSTPDASGNVADIRIYIDYLCPFCGQFETTNADQISQWVDSGAATVEVHPISILTSKSAGTQYSLRAANAAACVANYSPDDFLSFNAALFADQPVEGTAGLNNDDLKALVKSSGVSKSLSEINTCIDETTYKSWVQDATDRALSGPIPNSSLEAITGTPTVLVNGKQYVGALDDPKEFAAFVLQAASEAYSTATPTPTPTPAG
- a CDS encoding SDR family NAD(P)-dependent oxidoreductase — translated: MTTTPQHALPSGFGARSTATQVLAGIDLNGRTAIVTGGYSGLGIETVAALAAAGAQVLVPARRPEAARDALEARGLADVEVETLDLADLGSVRAFADRFLASGRSLDILINNAAIMASPEARVGDGWESQFATNHLGHYVLTNLLWPALVAGGGARVVALSSTGHKLSGIRFDDPQFETGYDKWLAYGQAKTADSLFAVQLDALGAEHGVRAFAVHPGGIMTELQRHLPREEMIASGWMTEDGTVNSVFKTPEQGAATATWAATSPMLDGLGGVYCEDCDIAEPTVPGSETARIRGVDAHAIDPTDAARLWALSAELTGVNAFA
- a CDS encoding nucleoside deaminase, translating into MTSPLDEVSPLGSFAQVPTSISAADEAHLLRAIAVAALARANGNHPFGAILVTADGTIIESQNSVVTGNDPTGHAETNLVRLASARLDKTALRSSTLYTSTEPCAMCSGAIYWSGIGRVAYALPEQDLGAMVPSQDGEPTLDLPCREVFARGGGTVVVAGPALVAEATEVHRGFWDAR
- a CDS encoding PLD nuclease N-terminal domain-containing protein, translated to MYALLSFVLLVLVVAALVDIITRQDGQVKHLPKVVWVLLVIFLPMIGSLLWFVIGHDYDTPMARPRSGAPRRRTGSTSGAQATPTAQAERRITSTEEQLASLDREIEFHAEQARIRRIEAELAERRRLADGT
- the rlmB gene encoding 23S rRNA (guanosine(2251)-2'-O)-methyltransferase RlmB; translation: MKNTDRKSRTGAVRKGSRGPQVGSGGQGRQALEGKKPTPKAEDRPYHPAGKAKAAKDRFAAAGGGRSRAPGGSGSGAPRSGRNTGTGNTGGGGSSTRKAKSEAEFEVVTGRNSVLEALRAKIPASALYVATRIEMDDRVKEVLKLATTRNIPVLEVMRPEIDRLSGKDAVHQGLALKVPAYEYAHPVELLDLTISRGHKPLFVALDGITDPRNLGAIIRSTAAFGGHGVIVPQRRSVGVTASAWKTSAGAAARLPVAMASNLTQTLKALKERGMLVIGLDGGGDTQLPELGLGYAERPIVVVVGSEGKGLSRLVTETCDAIVSIPINANTESLNAGIAAGVTLYEISKLRADALAAKVAKAAAAQA
- a CDS encoding DUF4032 domain-containing protein, coding for MSGSLNITSATADPALLDLPWHLPLDAWPNENIASLPKGLSRHLVRFAHLSGRVVAIKETTSEMAKREYDMLRTLQSLEIPCVEPLAVITNRTDEDGDPLNSVLVTRHLKFSLPYRALYSQALRPDTATRLVDALALLLVRVHMVGLFWGDVSLSNTLFRRDAGAFAAYLVDAETGQLYPGGLSNGQRENDLEIARVNIAGELMDLEAGGRVANELDPIIVSNGIVAAYRLLWKELTGSESFASSERWRITERVERLNHLGFDIEELAIKTDETGTTVRIQPKVVDAGHHQRRLLRLTGLDAEENQARRLLNDLDSYGVAYGNPDADEEMMAHEWLVRVFEPVVRAIPRELKGKLEPAEVFHQLLDHRWYMAQNASRDIPLAEAVTSYVQDVLRHRRDEATVIDPPTTPISLPDLEAEGIDADEAEADDWRLNV
- a CDS encoding sugar O-acetyltransferase, whose amino-acid sequence is MPPVLVRSEYDKMVAGEWYRYRSGPELAELTTSTQRTCRQITALYDDDQAAAHALFVGMLASVGDGADFRPPLYLDYGSRLRVGANTFINADFLALGGGEITIGANVLVGPSARFYTPSHAVDVVERRAGYERVSPIVIEDDVWLGGNVVVCPGVTIGAGSIIGAGSVVTRDVPPGVIAVGNPARVVRAIGPDDRVGLDML
- a CDS encoding SHOCT domain-containing protein, which produces MFGNLTGWHFLIIAGVLAAVLLIALAIVFLIVHLARRRPAGSGGMADPATRLAQLDQLRAQGLVTEAEYDAKRREILGLL
- a CDS encoding ABC transporter ATP-binding protein — protein: MASVTFDKATRLYPGSTRPAVDHLDLSVADGEFLVLVGPSGCGKSTSLRMLAGLEEVNDGDIFIGERNVTDVPPKDRDIAMVFQNYALYPHMTVAENMGFALKIAGVNKDERAARVLEAAKLLDLEPYLSRKPKALSGGQRQRVAMGRAIVRQPQVFLMDEPLSNLDAKLRVQTRTQIASLQRRLGVTTVYVTHDQTEALTMGDRIAVLKDGVLQQVGTPRDLYAKPNNVFVAGFIGSPAMNLFLADAVDGGIKFGTATVPVQRDTLAGATGKKVTIGVRPEDIHLSTTFGEGLAVDVDLVEELGADGYLYGHSTVEGKRTDIVARVDGRSHPSAGETVYLTPTPNHLHVFDAESGARLGGAVSD
- a CDS encoding nitroreductase family protein; the encoded protein is MSAVLDAILSRRSYPVVTADAPGRDELVPLIQAAARASDHGALRPWRIIEVRGAARAALGDALVAASGLEGPAAAKLAGKPLRAPLLLALVARHRPSHKVAAWEQDAAAVGVAHFLSLLLEDAGWGVMWRTGGHTRAEPVRQVHGLADGEELLGWLYVGGIPENVKPAVRQPVDAGDHLSALPD